In one window of Heterodontus francisci isolate sHetFra1 unplaced genomic scaffold, sHetFra1.hap1 HAP1_SCAFFOLD_236, whole genome shotgun sequence DNA:
- the LOC137362353 gene encoding antigen WC1.1-like translates to MDVGVLCSDHVQLRLSGGGSPCTGRVEIYYNRTWGSVCADSWDLADADVVCKQLGCGKALDMSLTASCGPDSGPVWLDELNCSGNESFLWECPSASWDNHDCSHEEDVRIMCSEHKELRLVNGKHRCEGRVEVFYNGTWGTVCSDTFDGPDADVICKQLQCGPLSSIDYYTQSFGEGSGPIWLDGMECISHESLLWQCQTEPWGKHNCEHREDAGVVCSEAKVIKEQPHRSKDCIREHDCKRTRDNGYACLEVKCTGSESSLADCPSSSLAQSDCDHKEDASVICSGLDVPPVAVSSTSAEQGYTTTFILVAVCFGVPLICVLISLMMVIQKKSIRRGFVTSSNGSLAGLYQAIYEEIGNIPPGKDSYQIRGAVADSIESLNQIEYYTSHSLGDTDPGSENPEGNSSSIQVHSSQTRTDPGLPVPSIADNYEDVHCDTFTAADVPPTMGSDCVVQHLTSPLVR, encoded by the exons atggacgttggggtcctgtgttcag accacgtgcagttaaggctgtccggcggtggaagcccatgtactggccgagtggagatttattacaatcgtacatggggctcagtttgtgctgattcctgggatctggcggacgctgacgtggtttgcaaacagctgggttgtggaaaggcattggacatgTCACTtactgcatcttgtggaccagactcagggccagtttggttggatgaactgaactgttccggtaacgaatcatttctctgggaatgtccctcagcatcgtgggataaccacgactgttctcatgaagaagatgtgaggatcatgtgttcag agcacaaagagctgcggctggtgaatgggaagcatcgctgtgaggggagagtggaagtgttctacaatggcacctggggaacagtgtgctcagatacatttgatggacctgatgcagatgTGATCTGCAAACAATTACAGTGTGGTCCCCTCAGTTCCATCGATTATTACactcagtcattcggagaaggatccggacccatttggctcgatgggatggagtgtatttcacacgaatcgctcctttggcagtgtcaaacagaaccgtggggcaaacacaactgtgaacacagagaggatgctggtgttgtttgttcag aagcaaaagtaattaaggagcagccccacagatcaaaggactgcattcgagaacatgactgtaaacgt ACTCGGGACAATGGttacgcctgtttggag gtgaagtgcactggaagcgaatcttctctggccgactgtccttcctcatcactGGCTCAAtccgactgtgatcacaaggaagatgccagtgtgatttgttctg gactcgatgtgcctccAGTTGCTGtctcgtccacatctgcag aacagggatatacaaCGACTttcatcctagttgcggtctgcttcggagtcccgctaatctgtgtgttgatctcactgatgatggttatacagaaaaagtcaattcgaagag gttttGTCACTAGCAGCAACGGTTCactggctggtttgtaccaagcaatttatgaagagattgggaatattccaccaggcaaagattcctatcagatccggggtgcag ttgctgattccattgagtccctcaatcagattgaatattacaccagtcacagtttgggtgacacggatcctggatcagaaaatcctgaagggaactcctccagtattcagg tacacagctctcagacccgcact